In Plutella xylostella chromosome 4, ilPluXylo3.1, whole genome shotgun sequence, a genomic segment contains:
- the LOC105386638 gene encoding signal peptidase complex subunit 2: MTETKKTETPEVVKINKWDGAAAKNAVDDAVREVLTGDLKCKESFALIDGRLFLCALAVGVALYALLWDYLYPFPQSRLVLVICVSSYFVLMGVLTLYTTFKEKGIFVVARETVAAGTRVWEASSYVKKHDDKYHLVLVLRDTNGKFREASINKSFANYIDSSGVVAQATVTSEITRLYNSLLSEKKEK; this comes from the exons ATGACTGAAACTAAAAAGACAGAGACACCAGAG GTGgtaaaaatcaacaaatggGATGGAGCTGCGGCCAAGAACGCTGTAGATGATGCCGTCAGAGAG GTCCTGACTGGTGACCTGAAGTGCAAGGAGAGCTTCGCGCTGATTGACGGGCGCCTTTTCCTTTGTGCACTTGCAGTGGGTGTTGCTCTCTACGCACTGCTGTGGGACTATCTCTACCCATTCCCACAGTCCAG ACTGGTGTTAGTGATCTGCGTGTCCTCGTACTTCGTGCTGATGGGGGTGCTGACGCTGTACACCACATTCAAGGAGAAGGGCATCTTTGTGGTAGCGCGCGAGACCGTTGCCGCCGGCACGCGTGTATGGGAGGCCAGCTCTTATGTTAAGAA ACACGACGACAAATACCACCTGGTCCTGGTCCTACGTGACACGAACGGCAAGTTTCGAGAAGCTTCCATCAACAAGTCCTTCGCGAACTACATCGACAGCTCCGGAGTGGTCGCTCAGGCCACTGTCACCAGCGAGATCACAAGACTCTACAACTCACTGCTGTCAGAGAAGAAGGAGAAGTAG